TGACCACAACTGATGTAGCAGCTGCCGAGCCCGCGAGGCTGCGTTCGGCGGCGAAGCCGTCGTAAAACCATCCACCTCGGTGTATCAGGTAAACCGCGGTGGATGAATTGGCGACGGCTGCGCCGCCGAACGCAGCCTCGCAGGCTCGGCAGCTGCTACATAAGCAGCGTTGGGCGGGGCGTTTATGGCATTTCCGGCAGTTCTTGCGGCCGCAGGTCGAACACCAGCACTTCGGCATCGACGCCGTTGTTCAGCGTCAGCACTTGCTCCTGACGCACCCGCACGCCGTCACCTTCCTGCAACTGCACGCCGTTGAGTTCAACACTGCCGCGAGCCACATGCACGTAGGCGTAGCGGTCGGCAGCGAGTTCCAGCGTGGCGCTTTCCTTGCCGTCGAACAGCCCGGCATACACCCGCGCATCCTGGCGCACCGACAGCGAACCGTTGGCGCCGTCCGGGGAAATGATCAACTGCAAGCGCCCGCGTTTTTTCTGCGTGCTGAACTGCTCTTGCTGATAACGCGGTTTGGCGCCGCTGACGTCCGGCACGATCCAGATTTGCAGGAAGTGCACACCCCGCGTCGCCGAGTGGTTGTACTCGCTGTGGGCCACGCCGCTGCCGGCGCTCATCAATTGCACGTCGCCGGGGCGGATCACCGAACCGGTGCCCAGCGTGTCCTTGTGTTCCAGCGCGCCTTCGAGCACATAAGAGAAAATCTCCATGTCCCGGTGCGGGTGCTGGCCAAAACCTTTGCCGGCCGCCACGCGGTCATCGTTGATCACCAACAGATCGGAAAAACCCTGCTCTTTCGGGTTGCGATAGTTGGCGAAGGAAAAGGTGTGGAACGACTTCAACCAACCGTGATTGGCCGCGCCGCGATCCGAAGCTTTGCGAAGGGTCAGCATAATGAAATCTCCTGTCAGGACGTGAATTCGTCCGAGTGAGGAGAAGGTTAATGGTTACCAGCGGATGCAATAAGTAGATGAAAATTGAAATACTGTCTCATGCAGGTTGACAGTATAGAAACTGGCGGATGCATTTAGCGGCCATATCCGCAAGACTTGGCCATAATGCAAAACCCTGTAGGAGCAAAGCTTGCTCGCGATGGCGTCGTGTCAGTCAACCAATATTCTGGATGCAAGACCGTCATCGCGAGCAAGCTTTGCTCCTACAGCATCTGGTGCGCAGTGAATAATCTTCTTTTGACTTCAACGAATCCGATCCCATGAAAACCGTGGCAATGGTGCTGTTCCCCGACTTCCTCCTGCTCGACATGGCCGGGCCGATGGAGGTGTTTTCCATCGCCAACCGTTACCTGGCCGCAAGCGATCATTACCTGCTGTCGACCATCGGCACCGAGATCGGGCCGTTGCGCGCCTCCAATGGCGTCAACGTCCAGGCCGACGTGCATATTGATCAGGCCAACGACGCCTATGACCTGCTGCTGGTACCCGGCGGCCCCGGCGCTTACAACGAAAAACCCCAGCCGTTGCTCAACTGGCTGCGCCGCGCCGTGCCGCGCGCCGAACGCTTTGGCTCGATCTGCACTGGCGCGTTTGTGCTCGGGCATGCCGGCCTGATTGACGGCTATCGCGTGACCACCCACTGGCACTACACCGAACGGCTGATCAAAGGCTTCCCGAATGCCAAAGTCGAAACCGATCAGATATTCGTCGAGGACCGCAACCTGATCACCTCGGGTGGCGTGACCGCCGGTATCGATCTGGCGTTGGCCGTCGTCGCTCAGGACCACGGCAAAAAAGTCGCCCAGGATGTCGCCAAAGTGCTGCTGGTGGTGATGAAACGCCAAGGCGGGCAGGCGCAGTTCAGCCCGTTGCTGGCGGCGGTCGGCGCGCCTGAAACGCCGATCACCCGTGTACAGAATCACGTGCTCGAACACCTCGACGAAGCGTTCAGCATCGAGCGCATGGCCAGTTTGGCGAACATGAGTTCGCGCCACTTCGCGCGGCTGTTCGCCCGCGAGGTGAACATGACGCCGATGGAGTTTCTGCAAAATGCGCGCATCGACCATGCCCGCCAGTTGCTCGAAAGCAGCGACGTGCCGCTGAAAACCGTGGCCTATAAAAGCGGCTTCGGCAGCGTGCGGCACATGCGTTTCCTGTTCAGTGAAAAACTCGGTCTGACCCCCGCGCAATACCGCGAACAGTTCAGTTAGAGCGGTTGTGTCCGTGTGGCGCACCGACATGTCCGAATTGCGCACATTGGCGTAGTTGTGCCGTCATCGATGCCTGCCAAGATGTCGGTGAACGTTTTGCAATGGAGGTGCGGGAGTCTGGATGGAGCGGTGCCAGCATGGTTTCAGGCACTTGATCGACCAGGTTTTCAGCACGTGAACGTGCATGAACAGCCCCACAGAATTCACCGGCGATACGCTGCTGCGGTTCGGCCCGTACGTCTTCCACCCCAGTCAACGGCTGATCCTCGACGGCGATCGGCCGTTGCGCATGGGCGGGCGCGCGCTGGACATCTTGCAGGTATTGCTCGAACACGCCGGCGAGGTCGTCAGCAAAGACGCCTTGATCGCCCGGGTCTGGCCGACGTCGGTGGTCGAAGAAATCAACCTGCGCGTGCACATCGCCGCGTTGCGCCGCGCCCTCGGTGATGGCGAAAACGGCCAGCGCTACATCGTCAATATTCCGCAACGCGGCTACAGCTTTATCGCCCCGGTGCAGCGCCTGCTCGACGCAACGCCGCTGCACCTCGACAGCACGCAACCGCCGCAGCACAACTTGCCGGCGCGGCTGACCGCCGTTACCGGCCGCGACTCCATGGTCGGCGGCGTGGTGCGCCAATTGCCGCTGCGACGCTTCATGACCTTGGTCGGCCCGGCCGGCATCGGTAAAACTACCGTGGCGTTGCGTGTCGGCGAACTGCTCTTGCAGCATTACCGCGACGGCGTCTGGCTGGTGGATCTGGCGAGCCTCGAAGCGCCAGCGCAACTGCACCAGCACCTGAGCCACACGCTGCCATTCGGCGCTGACCTGAGTTGCCGACATGCCTTGCTGGTACTGGATAATTGCGAACACCTGCGCGCAGGTTGCCGCACGTTGATCGAACAACTGCTCGCCAGCGCGCCACGCTTGTCGATCCTCGTCACCAGCCGCGAGCCGTTGCAGGCGCGCGACGAAACCGTGCAGCGCGTGCCGCCGCTGGAAGTGCCGCCGGTTTCGGCGTTGCACAGCGTCGCGCAAGCGATGGGTTATTCGGCAGTGCAATTGCTGGTCAGCCGCGCACGCACGCGGCAGCAGGGGTTCGTTTTGCGCGAACAAGACCTGCGCGCGGTGCGCGATATCTGCCGGCGGCTCGACGGTTTGCCGCTGACCATCGAACTGGCCGCCGCGCAGATTGGCGCGTTGGGGTTGGTCGGGTTGCAGGCGCAGCTCGACAATTGCCTGCAATTGCTGACTCAGGGCCGGCGCACGGCAGTGGCGCGTCACCAAAGCCTGCGAGCCGCGCTGGACTGGACTTTCCAGTCATTGAGCGCGCAGGAGCAGAAGGTTTTGTGTCATCTGGCCACGTTCAAATCCGCGTTCACCGTCGAGGCGGCAAGCGGCGTGATCTGTGCCTCGGTGCTGGCGCCGATCCAGCTGTCGTCGATGCTGGAAAAACTGGCGCGCACGTCGCTGCTGTCGGTCGAACAGGTCAACGGCCTTTCACGTTATCGCTGGCTCAACACCACGCGCGCGTATGCGCTGGAGAAACTCACCGGCAGCGGCCAGCAACGCGCGATCGAACTAATCCACGCGCAATACGTCAGCCGCGCGCGGATGATTTCAGGCGTGCAATTGAGCGCCGAGTTCGTCGAGTAAACCCCGGACCTTCATCAGGTCCGGCGTCGCATAACCTTCAGTGAAACGCGCGTAAATCGGCGCCAGCAGTTCATGCGCCTGTTGCGCCTGACCCCGACGCTGCCAAAGCTGCGCCAGTGACGTCGCGCTGCGCAGTTCCCAGGCCAGCGCGCCTTGTGCTTGCGCCACCGCCAACGCCCGCAGCAGCACCGCTTCGCCGCTTAAAGAAGGCGCTTCGCTGCTGCGAGAGAGCGCTTCGCCGCTTGGAGAAAGCGTTGCGCCCGGCGCATCTTCTTCGGCCAGCAGCGCCTCGCCGCGCACGCGGAAGATCTCTGCGGTGCACCAACCCGCCGCGCCGCTTTCTGCGCGCGCGAGCAAACCTTCATCGACCCCGCCACCGTGCAGCGTCAGCATGATTTCCTTGACCAGACCGACCCCCGGTTGCGCCGGGCCGTTGGCGCCGTCGATCACCTGCGCGTAATGCCGCGCCCAGTTATAAAACAGCAGCACCGAATGCTTCTGCGCTTGTTCCAGCAACAGCCGCAACAGTTCGCGCGCGTTGGCGCTGTCGCCGTTGTAATGCGCGATCAGGCAACCGGCCAGCGCCAAGGTGTAGCAAATCGAGGTGCCGTGGTTGATCTGCAGCGCGATGTCCAGCGCCTGCCGCGCCGTGCGCCAGGCTTGTTCGGGCTGACCTTGCAGCCAGAGGATGCGCGCGAGAATCGTCAGCGCCGCGACGCTCTGGTCGTATTGCACGCCGAAACCGTGGGTGAAACGGTTGAGATGGCCGCTCTGCGCCAGGCGCTGGATGACCTCTTCGGCGTGGGTCCGCGCCTGCTGCTGATCGCCGCAGAAGTGCAGCGCCAACACTTTCAAGCGGTGAGTGCTGAGCGACAACACGGCGTCGCCGTTCAGGCCCAATTGGTCGAACTCGCGGCTCTGTTCCAGGGCCATTTGGTAATTGCCGCAGCTGAGATTGACCGCCATGTGCCCGGACACCGCGCGCAACTGGCCGGCGACGTCCTGACTCGCTACGGCCAGGGTTCTGGCGCTGACAAACGCGTCGATGGTTTCGGCACTGCCGCCCTGAGCGTGATAACAGGAACTACCGAGGGCCAGTTTCAGCGACAGCGTCACTTGCGGGCACGGCGCGGTGGCGCTATCCAGCAGCGCCAGGGCCCGGCGCACATACACGCCATGCTCCTTGAGCAGCGACAGTTCCTGCCACAGTGGCATCGATGTCGCCGTCAGACGGATCGCCAGTTCCTGCGGACCGCCCGCGTTCAAACCCCATTCCAGCGCGGCGCGGATGTCTTCCAGACCACGCGCGTAGCGCTCGATCCACAGGTGCGTGGGGGTTTGCTCCCAGTCGATGTGCGCCTGTTGCATCAGCGCCAGGCAACGCTCGGCATGCCGCTGCCGGGTGTCCGACAACTCGGCGGCGAGGTGCAGTTTTTCCAGGGCATAACTGCGCGTGGTGTCGAGCAAACGATAGAAAACTTCTTCGTCGCCGACATCAACGTTGAGTAAGGACTTGGCGACCAACTGAGTGATCGAGGCGAACACTTCGTTGGGTTCAATCTGCTGGCCAACAATCACGGCGGCGGCGGAGGCGAGGGTGAAGCCATCGCGAAAGATCCCCAGTCGGCGCAGACAGGTTTGCTCGCAGGGGCTGAGCAAATCGAAGCTCCAGTCCAGCGTCGCGCGCAAGGTCTGGTGCCGCGCCAGAGTGGTTTGGCAGCCTTGGGTCAGCAGGCGAAAACTGCCTTGCAGTTGCGTGTGCAAACCGCTGACGCCAAGGTCGACCACTTGCGCCGCCGCCAGCTCGATGGCCAGCGGAATGCCGTCCAGGCGTTGGCAGATTTCGATCGCCAGCGGCAGTTCTTCATCGCTCAATTCGAAGCTGTCGTGGTTGGCCATCGCCCGTTCGACAAACAGTTGCAGCGCGGAAAAACTCAGGGCCTGGGCGCGGTCGAGCACGGCAATCGGCGGCGGGCAATCCAGCGACTCCAGGCGTTGCACGTATTCGCCCTCGGCGCGCAGGCTCTCGCGGCTGGTGGCGAGGATATGCACCTGTGGTGCGCCGCGCAGAATGCTTTCGCAGAGCAGCGCAATCGCATCGAGCAAGTGTTCGCAGTTATCGATCACCAACAGCATCTGCCGCTCGCGCAGCACGCTCGCCATGTCGCTCATCGGCTCGGCGTCGTGCAGGGCCAAGCCCAGTAACGACGCCAGATGCGCGTCGATCATTTGCGGGTCGTTGATAGGGGCGAGGTCGAGCAAACGAATGCCGTCGCGGTAATGCCCGATCAGCTGTTCGGCGACCCGCAGCGCCACGGTGGTTTTGCCGATGCCGCCGGGGCCGACCAGCGTGATGAAGCGCTGACGCGCGAGTTGCGTGACCAGGCTGTCGACCAGCGGCTGGCGCCCGATCATCCGCGTGCGGCGCACCGGCAGGTTGTGCCGCCGGGGCGGTTGCACCTGCGGCTCGCAGCGTTGCGCAGCGGGTTCGAGCGAAAACGGCGCGACAAAACTGTAACCGCGCTGAGCGACCGTGACGATGTAGCGCTGGCCGGCCTGACCGTCGCCGAGGGCTTTGCGCAACGCCGCCATGTGCACGCGCAAATTGATGTCTTCGACTACGCTTTTCGGCCACACCTGCGCAATCAAATGCTGTTTGCTGACCACATTCCCCGCGTGCTCGAGCAGGATCAACAGGATGTCCATCGCGCGCCGCCCCAGCCGCACAGGCTGCTCGCCTTCCAGCAACAGACGGGTGCCGGGGTAAATTCGGTAAGGGCCGAAATGGATGGCCTGTTCGGGGGAAAGAGTCAACGTGGCGCTCCTGCTTGCATCCGTCTAATACGCGGTTTGTGGGCATATTCCCAAGGGTTGCGCGGCAGTGCAATCAGGGCGCGCCTGACTGTCAGGTGTTCATCGCGACTGCTACGTTCGGTGCGCGCGCGATCAGCGTGTATTTATTGGGCATCCGTGTGACAAACGGAGCTTGGTCGGGGCGGACGGCGTTTTGAAAATTAACAACGTTTAACTCGTCGAATGTCTGGTCTACGCCCAAAACTCTACGGCTTCAAGTCCAACGAAGGCCGTCGTCTTCGCAGTGTTAAGGGAATGGACACTTTTGGAGTTCACCGCAATGAGCAACGTGGTGGTGGTCTATCACAGTGGCTACGGGCACACCCGCGTCATGGCTGAAGCCGTCGCCCGAGGCGTTGAACAGCATCCGGGCAGTACCTGCCGGCTGATTTCTGTGGAGGACGTGGATGCGCAATGGGCGCACTTGCACGCGGCCGACGCGATCATTTTCGGCGCCCCGACTTACATGGGCAGCGCCTCGGCGTCGTTCAAGAATTTCATGGAAGCCACCGCGGCGTTTTACCTGGCCCAGCCGTGGCGCGACAAACTCGCTGCCGGGTTCACCAATTCCGGTTCGCTGTGCGGCGACAAACTCAACACCTTGCTGCAAATGGCGGTGTTCGCCGCGCAGCATTCGATGATCTGGGTTGGCCTCGACCTGTTGCCGGCGCGCAGCAGCAGTGGGGTGTTCGACGGCCAACTGAATCGCCTCGGCAGCTCGCTCGGGGCGATGGCGCAATCCAACGTCGAGCAAACGCCCGGCGACGCACCACCGCCGGAAGATCGCTGCACCGCCGCGCACCTGG
The window above is part of the Pseudomonas prosekii genome. Proteins encoded here:
- a CDS encoding flavodoxin family protein; amino-acid sequence: MSNVVVVYHSGYGHTRVMAEAVARGVEQHPGSTCRLISVEDVDAQWAHLHAADAIIFGAPTYMGSASASFKNFMEATAAFYLAQPWRDKLAAGFTNSGSLCGDKLNTLLQMAVFAAQHSMIWVGLDLLPARSSSGVFDGQLNRLGSSLGAMAQSNVEQTPGDAPPPEDRCTAAHLGERVARLAERMNS
- a CDS encoding ATP-binding protein; the encoded protein is MTLSPEQAIHFGPYRIYPGTRLLLEGEQPVRLGRRAMDILLILLEHAGNVVSKQHLIAQVWPKSVVEDINLRVHMAALRKALGDGQAGQRYIVTVAQRGYSFVAPFSLEPAAQRCEPQVQPPRRHNLPVRRTRMIGRQPLVDSLVTQLARQRFITLVGPGGIGKTTVALRVAEQLIGHYRDGIRLLDLAPINDPQMIDAHLASLLGLALHDAEPMSDMASVLRERQMLLVIDNCEHLLDAIALLCESILRGAPQVHILATSRESLRAEGEYVQRLESLDCPPPIAVLDRAQALSFSALQLFVERAMANHDSFELSDEELPLAIEICQRLDGIPLAIELAAAQVVDLGVSGLHTQLQGSFRLLTQGCQTTLARHQTLRATLDWSFDLLSPCEQTCLRRLGIFRDGFTLASAAAVIVGQQIEPNEVFASITQLVAKSLLNVDVGDEEVFYRLLDTTRSYALEKLHLAAELSDTRQRHAERCLALMQQAHIDWEQTPTHLWIERYARGLEDIRAALEWGLNAGGPQELAIRLTATSMPLWQELSLLKEHGVYVRRALALLDSATAPCPQVTLSLKLALGSSCYHAQGGSAETIDAFVSARTLAVASQDVAGQLRAVSGHMAVNLSCGNYQMALEQSREFDQLGLNGDAVLSLSTHRLKVLALHFCGDQQQARTHAEEVIQRLAQSGHLNRFTHGFGVQYDQSVAALTILARILWLQGQPEQAWRTARQALDIALQINHGTSICYTLALAGCLIAHYNGDSANARELLRLLLEQAQKHSVLLFYNWARHYAQVIDGANGPAQPGVGLVKEIMLTLHGGGVDEGLLARAESGAAGWCTAEIFRVRGEALLAEEDAPGATLSPSGEALSRSSEAPSLSGEAVLLRALAVAQAQGALAWELRSATSLAQLWQRRGQAQQAHELLAPIYARFTEGYATPDLMKVRGLLDELGAQLHA
- a CDS encoding GlxA family transcriptional regulator, with amino-acid sequence MKTVAMVLFPDFLLLDMAGPMEVFSIANRYLAASDHYLLSTIGTEIGPLRASNGVNVQADVHIDQANDAYDLLLVPGGPGAYNEKPQPLLNWLRRAVPRAERFGSICTGAFVLGHAGLIDGYRVTTHWHYTERLIKGFPNAKVETDQIFVEDRNLITSGGVTAGIDLALAVVAQDHGKKVAQDVAKVLLVVMKRQGGQAQFSPLLAAVGAPETPITRVQNHVLEHLDEAFSIERMASLANMSSRHFARLFAREVNMTPMEFLQNARIDHARQLLESSDVPLKTVAYKSGFGSVRHMRFLFSEKLGLTPAQYREQFS
- a CDS encoding ATP-binding protein encodes the protein MNSPTEFTGDTLLRFGPYVFHPSQRLILDGDRPLRMGGRALDILQVLLEHAGEVVSKDALIARVWPTSVVEEINLRVHIAALRRALGDGENGQRYIVNIPQRGYSFIAPVQRLLDATPLHLDSTQPPQHNLPARLTAVTGRDSMVGGVVRQLPLRRFMTLVGPAGIGKTTVALRVGELLLQHYRDGVWLVDLASLEAPAQLHQHLSHTLPFGADLSCRHALLVLDNCEHLRAGCRTLIEQLLASAPRLSILVTSREPLQARDETVQRVPPLEVPPVSALHSVAQAMGYSAVQLLVSRARTRQQGFVLREQDLRAVRDICRRLDGLPLTIELAAAQIGALGLVGLQAQLDNCLQLLTQGRRTAVARHQSLRAALDWTFQSLSAQEQKVLCHLATFKSAFTVEAASGVICASVLAPIQLSSMLEKLARTSLLSVEQVNGLSRYRWLNTTRAYALEKLTGSGQQRAIELIHAQYVSRARMISGVQLSAEFVE
- a CDS encoding pirin family protein, whose product is MLTLRKASDRGAANHGWLKSFHTFSFANYRNPKEQGFSDLLVINDDRVAAGKGFGQHPHRDMEIFSYVLEGALEHKDTLGTGSVIRPGDVQLMSAGSGVAHSEYNHSATRGVHFLQIWIVPDVSGAKPRYQQEQFSTQKKRGRLQLIISPDGANGSLSVRQDARVYAGLFDGKESATLELAADRYAYVHVARGSVELNGVQLQEGDGVRVRQEQVLTLNNGVDAEVLVFDLRPQELPEMP